One Thermosphaera aggregans DNA segment encodes these proteins:
- a CDS encoding 2-oxoacid:acceptor oxidoreductase subunit alpha, producing the protein MRKVFASGNIAVAEAAMTAGLKFYAGYPITPSSDLMEYLAEELPRRGGVVIQMEDEIASINAIIGASNAGVKSMTATSGPGLSLMAEGIGLAVITETPIVIAHVMRAGPSTGVPTKTTQSDIFMVRWLTHGDYIIPSFAPWSVQEAFDLTIKAFNTSEKLRTPVFILSDAILAHVWEPLVVKEPGEVEIIERKTPRSKEGYMPYLPDEDLVPPMAPFGKGYKVLVESLVHDEKGYYAPNNEKYKQLVTRLNAKITRNIDWLFEYEGFFLDDADIVLVAYGSVARTVFALAKQLRSSGLRAGLFRPKTLWPLHEKVIRERIKGRKIIVVENNIGKLALDVERILCDREVYKAPVLNLESPTLKEVKEAVTQWL; encoded by the coding sequence GTGAGAAAAGTATTCGCCTCGGGGAACATAGCTGTCGCAGAGGCCGCCATGACTGCAGGGTTAAAGTTCTACGCAGGCTATCCCATAACACCTAGTTCTGATTTAATGGAGTATCTTGCCGAGGAGCTGCCTCGACGAGGAGGGGTTGTTATCCAGATGGAGGATGAGATAGCTTCAATAAACGCCATAATAGGGGCCTCTAACGCTGGTGTAAAATCCATGACGGCAACGTCTGGTCCTGGCTTATCATTGATGGCTGAAGGAATAGGGCTCGCAGTGATAACCGAAACCCCGATCGTCATAGCCCACGTTATGAGAGCGGGGCCAAGTACGGGCGTTCCAACTAAGACAACACAGTCAGATATTTTCATGGTAAGGTGGCTAACGCACGGCGACTACATCATACCCTCATTCGCACCTTGGAGCGTTCAGGAAGCATTTGACCTTACCATAAAAGCTTTCAACACATCGGAAAAGCTTAGAACACCTGTTTTCATACTCTCAGATGCAATACTCGCTCACGTATGGGAGCCACTGGTTGTTAAAGAACCTGGAGAGGTTGAAATAATCGAGAGGAAAACACCGAGGAGTAAGGAGGGCTACATGCCCTACCTCCCCGACGAGGATTTGGTTCCCCCTATGGCGCCTTTCGGCAAAGGGTATAAGGTCCTTGTCGAATCCCTGGTTCACGATGAAAAAGGATACTATGCTCCTAACAACGAAAAATATAAACAGCTTGTTACTAGGTTGAACGCGAAGATTACTAGAAATATCGACTGGCTGTTCGAGTATGAGGGATTCTTCCTCGACGATGCTGACATAGTTTTGGTGGCATACGGGTCTGTTGCGAGAACTGTTTTCGCTCTCGCTAAACAGTTGAGGAGTAGCGGGCTGAGAGCAGGGCTATTCCGACCCAAAACCCTGTGGCCGCTTCATGAAAAAGTTATTAGGGAGAGGATTAAGGGGAGGAAGATCATAGTGGTTGAGAACAATATTGGGAAACTAGCCCTGGATGTTGAGAGAATACTGTGTGATAGAGAGGTCTATAAAGCCCCTGTGCTTAACCTCGAATCTCCAACTCTAAAAGAGGTGAAGGAGGCGGTCACGCAATGGCTTTAA
- a CDS encoding thiamine pyrophosphate-dependent enzyme, translating into MVVKTLPEFPVKKGEPAYKIWIFEPGWKGEIPLNFNLRQVAEQKRSALLPGHRLCAGCAAPIVVKLASFAFRGPTIVVNATGCLEVATTVFPYTSWAVPWIHNAFENAASTAAGVESAIKALKKTGRLPYEHVDVVVFAGDGGTFDIGFQALSGMAERGHDVLYILYDNEAYMNTGIQRSGGTPKYAATTTSPAGEVIPGKPESKKPIADIMVAHRIPYVATATPAHWMDFMKKVRKGLEVNGPGFIHSLSSCDRGWRHDNAISIEVLRRAVDTCYFPLWEWTPETGYMLTDRSLVIARNPSLKQPIERFVEVQGRFRHLMKPENKEKLKELQEYVDKVWEDLLKRASNAPK; encoded by the coding sequence ATGGTAGTTAAAACTCTTCCCGAATTCCCCGTAAAGAAGGGAGAACCAGCCTATAAAATATGGATATTCGAACCCGGCTGGAAAGGAGAAATCCCGTTGAATTTCAACCTTAGACAAGTAGCAGAGCAGAAGAGGAGTGCGCTATTACCAGGCCACAGATTATGTGCAGGGTGTGCCGCTCCTATAGTTGTTAAACTAGCAAGCTTCGCTTTCAGAGGCCCCACAATCGTGGTTAACGCCACAGGTTGTCTCGAAGTCGCCACTACAGTATTCCCCTATACTTCCTGGGCGGTTCCATGGATCCATAACGCGTTCGAAAACGCTGCTTCCACAGCAGCTGGAGTGGAGTCTGCGATAAAAGCCTTGAAGAAAACTGGGAGGCTACCTTATGAGCATGTTGACGTAGTTGTTTTCGCAGGCGATGGTGGAACATTCGACATCGGGTTCCAAGCCTTAAGCGGGATGGCTGAGAGAGGCCATGACGTTCTGTACATATTGTACGACAATGAGGCATATATGAATACTGGAATACAGAGAAGTGGCGGTACTCCAAAGTATGCTGCGACAACTACTTCACCAGCAGGCGAGGTGATACCGGGTAAACCGGAGAGTAAGAAGCCTATTGCAGACATCATGGTTGCTCACAGAATACCTTACGTTGCAACAGCTACACCTGCTCACTGGATGGACTTTATGAAAAAGGTTAGGAAAGGACTGGAAGTCAACGGCCCAGGATTCATACACTCGTTGAGTAGCTGTGACAGGGGTTGGAGACACGATAATGCAATAAGTATTGAAGTATTAAGGAGAGCTGTTGACACGTGCTACTTCCCGCTGTGGGAGTGGACGCCGGAAACCGGTTACATGCTGACTGACAGGAGCCTAGTGATCGCGAGAAACCCGTCTCTGAAACAGCCTATTGAGCGGTTCGTGGAGGTTCAGGGAAGGTTTAGGCATTTAATGAAGCCTGAGAACAAGGAGAAGCTGAAGGAGCTTCAAGAATACGTTGATAAGGTCTGGGAAGACCTGCTTAAACGAGCAAGCAATGCTCCTAAATAG
- a CDS encoding thiamine pyrophosphate-dependent enzyme, with amino-acid sequence MALTIKTHPLDRHLRTDRIPTLYCPGCGLGIGLGAMLRGLQKRIDEGSISPDSVVWVGGIGCSARLSFYVNYDSAHVLHGRAIPFAVGVKLANPELTVIVVGGDGDIAGIGGNHLLHAARRNIDIITVMFTNFVYAMTGGQVAPTTPLGVRTTTTPHGNPEPPLDVVKVVSSLNANYVARASITTPHYIEQYFYKALGMRGFRFIEVVSTCPEVYGRHIGLRDPVEMYNELKKRVTYKPRPTLEEAAINWEKGIVIGEYIVRDNPGFIDFLRGGNK; translated from the coding sequence ATGGCTTTAACAATTAAGACGCATCCGTTAGATAGGCATTTAAGAACAGACAGAATTCCAACACTATACTGCCCCGGATGCGGCCTAGGGATAGGTTTAGGGGCTATGTTACGCGGGCTTCAAAAAAGGATTGATGAGGGATCGATTTCTCCAGATAGCGTTGTCTGGGTTGGGGGTATTGGCTGCTCAGCCCGTCTATCATTCTACGTCAATTACGATTCTGCCCACGTTCTTCATGGAAGAGCAATCCCCTTCGCGGTTGGGGTAAAGCTTGCTAATCCTGAGCTAACAGTCATAGTGGTAGGCGGAGACGGGGACATCGCCGGGATAGGCGGGAATCATTTATTGCATGCAGCGCGGAGGAACATAGACATTATCACGGTTATGTTCACAAACTTCGTCTATGCAATGACAGGGGGGCAAGTTGCACCTACAACTCCTCTCGGTGTTAGAACAACCACAACGCCGCACGGCAACCCGGAGCCTCCGTTAGATGTTGTCAAAGTTGTATCTTCTCTCAACGCTAACTACGTCGCGAGGGCTAGTATTACAACCCCTCACTACATTGAGCAATACTTCTACAAGGCGCTAGGGATGAGAGGGTTCAGGTTTATCGAGGTAGTGAGCACTTGTCCAGAGGTTTACGGGAGGCACATAGGTCTGAGAGACCCTGTCGAAATGTATAATGAGTTGAAAAAGAGGGTCACATATAAGCCTAGGCCAACCCTTGAAGAAGCCGCTATCAACTGGGAGAAAGGGATCGTAATAGGAGAGTACATTGTTAGGGACAATCCAGGATTCATTGATTTCCTACGGGGTGGTAATAAGTGA
- the porA gene encoding pyruvate ferredoxin oxidoreductase — MQEILNVNGDEAVAYAVKQSLVDVVSAYPITPQTIIVEKFSEFVADGLVHTEFVPVESEHSAMSACVGAAAAGARTFTATSSQGLALMVEIVYIASALRLPIVMAVANRALSAPINIHNDHSDAYLMRDAGWVQLFTENVQETYDTTIQAFKIAEDERVLLPVAVNLDGFFLSHTLENIRVLPDDAVTEFLGGYRKVAKLRVDYYDEQVPHMLNPARPLTFGSLDLYDYYFEHKVQQIEAMKNVPAVVREVNEKWFALTGRKYGDGVIDAYGVEDAEIVIVAMGSGAGTVRSVVKKYREKGEKLGLLRIRMFRPFPYEEVKGLLKDAKAVAVMDKGIGPGSFGALYQDVVSSLYDLGSHPLTVDYVYGLGGRDLTPELVAKMIEQVKEDVKTGQVKEKIRYLGVRG; from the coding sequence ATGCAGGAGATTCTTAACGTAAACGGTGACGAGGCTGTAGCCTATGCTGTTAAGCAAAGCCTTGTAGACGTTGTCTCAGCATATCCTATCACCCCCCAGACAATCATTGTGGAGAAATTCTCAGAGTTCGTTGCCGACGGATTGGTTCACACAGAGTTCGTGCCAGTTGAATCCGAGCACTCTGCCATGAGCGCCTGTGTGGGCGCGGCTGCTGCGGGAGCCAGAACCTTCACTGCTACGTCTTCCCAGGGCCTTGCGTTAATGGTTGAGATAGTATATATTGCATCAGCGTTAAGACTTCCCATCGTAATGGCTGTGGCTAATAGGGCTTTATCGGCCCCAATCAACATTCACAACGACCACAGTGACGCATACCTGATGAGGGACGCAGGCTGGGTTCAACTCTTTACCGAAAATGTTCAGGAAACATATGACACGACCATACAGGCCTTCAAAATAGCTGAGGATGAAAGAGTATTACTGCCCGTGGCAGTAAACCTTGACGGATTCTTCCTCAGTCACACCCTCGAAAACATTAGAGTGCTCCCAGATGACGCTGTGACCGAGTTCCTCGGCGGATACAGGAAGGTGGCAAAACTTAGGGTTGACTACTATGATGAGCAAGTGCCTCACATGTTGAACCCGGCGCGCCCGCTAACCTTTGGGTCCTTGGATCTCTATGATTACTACTTCGAGCACAAGGTTCAACAAATAGAAGCAATGAAAAATGTTCCAGCAGTCGTGAGGGAGGTTAACGAGAAATGGTTCGCGTTAACAGGGAGGAAGTACGGAGATGGAGTAATAGATGCTTACGGCGTTGAGGACGCTGAAATAGTCATAGTAGCCATGGGTAGTGGTGCAGGAACTGTAAGGAGCGTTGTAAAGAAGTACAGGGAGAAAGGGGAGAAGCTGGGATTATTGAGGATCAGAATGTTCAGGCCCTTCCCATACGAGGAGGTCAAAGGTCTTCTTAAGGATGCAAAAGCGGTGGCAGTAATGGATAAAGGAATCGGCCCAGGGAGCTTTGGAGCCTTATACCAGGATGTAGTGAGTAGCCTATACGATCTTGGATCTCACCCATTAACCGTGGACTACGTGTACGGGCTAGGAGGGAGGGATCTCACCCCAGAGCTCGTTGCAAAAATGATTGAGCAGGTGAAAGAAGACGTGAAAACGGGTCAGGTTAAAGAAAAGATAAGATACCTGGGGGTGAGGGGGTAA
- a CDS encoding Tfx family DNA-binding protein, which produces MTGKKYGLLTEKQYRILELRSKGYTQAQIAKILGTSRSNVSMLEKAALEKIRLAKETLKLYQELNSAAVVTVEPGTHLVDIPGIILKKADEVNVKLRVNFTLIYDMLRYKAGQKGKITDRRVKILIMRDGSIDVLD; this is translated from the coding sequence TTGACTGGGAAAAAATACGGCCTCTTGACCGAAAAACAGTATCGGATCCTAGAGTTGCGGTCTAAAGGCTATACTCAGGCGCAAATAGCGAAAATCCTGGGCACTTCAAGGAGCAATGTATCAATGCTCGAGAAGGCTGCCTTAGAAAAAATAAGGCTCGCTAAGGAAACCTTAAAACTATATCAAGAGCTGAACTCAGCCGCTGTAGTCACTGTTGAACCGGGAACCCATCTCGTCGACATCCCTGGAATTATCTTAAAAAAGGCCGATGAAGTTAATGTTAAACTTAGGGTGAATTTCACGCTTATTTACGATATGTTAAGGTACAAGGCAGGACAAAAAGGTAAGATAACTGATAGAAGGGTCAAAATCCTCATAATGAGGGATGGCTCTATAGATGTGTTAGATTAG
- a CDS encoding EamA family transporter → MQAWLLYSVISLILWGVWGVILKYSNNFYNTVTTYYLSTIGSFATATVLTLIMKNDFNANPLKHMQYPLIAGFFGTLGYWFMVKALEQGKASIVITVTAVYPIITLALSILILSEKLTLTQIIGILMAVLGIVLMST, encoded by the coding sequence ATGCAGGCCTGGCTCCTCTACTCGGTTATTTCTCTTATTTTATGGGGGGTGTGGGGAGTGATTTTAAAATACTCGAATAATTTCTACAATACAGTAACAACTTACTATCTCAGCACGATCGGGTCTTTTGCGACGGCGACGGTTTTAACCCTGATCATGAAGAACGATTTCAACGCCAACCCCCTTAAGCATATGCAATATCCACTTATAGCAGGATTCTTTGGAACGCTTGGATACTGGTTCATGGTTAAAGCACTGGAACAGGGTAAGGCCAGTATTGTTATCACGGTAACTGCTGTCTACCCTATAATTACTTTAGCATTATCAATTCTAATCTTAAGTGAGAAACTTACCCTAACACAGATCATTGGGATATTAATGGCAGTGCTCGGCATCGTTCTCATGAGTACTTAG
- a CDS encoding hydrogenase maturation protease, protein MIAIKEELLTTLMSFLKHDPLILGVGTPLRTDDSFGLVACDFLNSMGIECVKCEYGIESCLTDINDKRPKALLIIDAVLARGSPPGSIILADESAIASGEILVTTHNIPLKTLLEILRKEYGVERIMIIGATPFSLDYGLDLTSDMMRSLEYFINVFKQAFFSTKKDMKEETA, encoded by the coding sequence TTGATAGCTATTAAGGAGGAATTGCTTACCACCTTAATGTCTTTTTTAAAACACGACCCATTGATCCTTGGAGTGGGAACGCCGTTAAGAACCGACGATTCCTTCGGGCTCGTGGCCTGCGATTTTTTAAACTCCATGGGAATTGAATGTGTCAAGTGTGAATACGGTATAGAGTCATGTCTAACAGACATAAACGATAAAAGGCCTAAAGCCCTGTTGATTATTGACGCTGTTCTCGCTCGTGGATCACCTCCTGGGTCTATCATACTGGCCGATGAATCGGCGATAGCTAGTGGGGAGATATTGGTGACAACCCATAATATTCCCCTGAAAACGTTACTTGAAATCCTAAGAAAAGAATATGGCGTGGAAAGAATAATGATAATAGGTGCGACTCCTTTCTCCCTGGACTATGGTTTAGACTTGACAAGCGATATGATGCGATCACTCGAATACTTTATCAATGTCTTTAAGCAAGCCTTTTTCTCAACCAAAAAAGATATGAAGGAAGAAACGGCATAA
- a CDS encoding ABC transporter ATP-binding protein, protein MSEIIKLINVKKVYRVGSVETVALKGVSMSISKGDLLSIMGPSGSGKSTLLNMIGLLDKPTEGKILVEGVDVTRLTSDQIADIRNRKIGFVFQQFNLINRLTVLENIELPLIARGVPRNIRVKKAVEALRLAGGDESWLRKRPNQLSGGQQQRVAIARALVGSPELILADEPTGNLDRKSARLVIETFLKLNESGIAVCVVTHDPEIANCTRKVFIIRDGSIMSVEEPDKDKCILHTVQG, encoded by the coding sequence ATGAGCGAAATAATTAAGCTCATTAACGTTAAGAAAGTCTACAGAGTTGGAAGTGTTGAAACGGTGGCTCTTAAAGGAGTAAGCATGAGCATCAGCAAGGGCGATCTGCTCTCAATAATGGGTCCAAGCGGATCGGGTAAGTCAACTCTACTGAATATGATCGGCCTTCTAGACAAGCCTACTGAAGGCAAGATTTTAGTTGAAGGAGTTGATGTTACAAGACTCACCAGCGATCAAATAGCTGATATAAGGAATAGAAAAATAGGTTTTGTTTTCCAACAGTTTAATTTGATTAACAGGCTTACAGTCCTGGAAAATATTGAACTACCTTTGATAGCCAGGGGGGTGCCGAGAAATATTAGGGTGAAGAAGGCTGTTGAGGCCCTGAGGCTTGCTGGAGGCGATGAGTCATGGCTCCGCAAAAGACCTAACCAGCTCAGCGGTGGTCAGCAGCAAAGGGTTGCTATCGCGCGAGCACTTGTGGGAAGCCCGGAGCTAATCCTGGCTGATGAGCCGACAGGAAACCTTGACAGGAAAAGCGCTAGGCTTGTAATTGAAACCTTCCTGAAGCTTAACGAATCGGGGATCGCTGTGTGCGTGGTGACGCATGATCCCGAGATTGCTAACTGTACGCGTAAGGTTTTTATCATAAGAGATGGGTCAATCATGTCTGTGGAGGAGCCTGATAAAGATAAGTGTATTTTACACACTGTTCAGGGGTGA
- a CDS encoding 4Fe-4S dicluster domain-containing protein — protein MAHALSLISKENKKYRVNVIVDRCKECGLCINICPAKVLSKSGIFNKNGYRPPDPVNIEKCIGCRLCEYSCPDFAIFVEGVGK, from the coding sequence TTGGCACACGCTTTATCTCTCATTTCAAAAGAAAACAAGAAGTACAGGGTTAACGTTATAGTAGATAGATGCAAAGAGTGTGGCCTTTGCATTAATATTTGCCCGGCAAAGGTTCTGTCAAAATCCGGCATCTTCAACAAGAACGGTTATCGCCCACCGGATCCGGTTAATATTGAAAAATGCATTGGATGCCGGCTCTGCGAGTACAGTTGTCCCGATTTCGCAATATTCGTTGAGGGGGTGGGAAAGTGA
- a CDS encoding 2-oxoacid:acceptor oxidoreductase family protein has translation MKKEILVVGRGGQGVLLMGRIIGLAASKYANLYAVSTESYASETRGGESRAEVIVASDIGEIDYLKVQKPDIAVFMYPFRLDYYLKILRPETLVFIDNLVVPEEKFANYNLKSQPYSSIAESIGSQRVTNMVILGHMLKVTGLMEIKHVQEALKEIVPEKWLELNIKALEKGYSLPP, from the coding sequence GTGAAGAAGGAAATCCTGGTTGTGGGTAGGGGTGGACAGGGAGTATTGTTAATGGGGAGGATAATCGGTTTAGCTGCAAGCAAGTATGCTAACCTTTACGCGGTTTCAACGGAGTCGTACGCCAGCGAGACGAGGGGTGGGGAGAGCCGGGCTGAAGTGATAGTGGCGAGTGATATTGGCGAGATAGACTACTTGAAGGTGCAGAAGCCTGACATTGCGGTTTTCATGTACCCGTTCAGGCTTGACTATTATTTGAAAATACTACGCCCGGAAACCTTGGTCTTCATCGATAATCTAGTCGTTCCAGAGGAGAAATTCGCCAATTATAATTTGAAATCCCAGCCTTACAGTAGCATAGCAGAATCTATCGGTTCGCAAAGGGTTACAAACATGGTTATATTGGGACATATGTTGAAGGTTACAGGTCTAATGGAGATCAAGCATGTCCAAGAAGCTTTAAAGGAGATTGTCCCGGAGAAATGGTTAGAGTTAAATATAAAAGCTCTTGAGAAAGGCTACTCTCTCCCGCCTTAA
- a CDS encoding DUF2299 domain-containing protein — protein MSSNAYELISKWLVEESFTIRRLEAPPEAKILWGLDVFTPGQPSVNFKIINPADKPDRVLIVLGIGISPDHRRELDKLKQAEKLKVISNILGKALSVCIDCQITVQPNMIDPQALSILLALFNEEIALYGKPYFIRLVARTLNTYFAIISGFNEWFPVIPEDSRKKIQPYA, from the coding sequence TTGTCTAGTAACGCCTACGAATTGATTAGCAAGTGGCTTGTTGAGGAATCATTCACTATCAGAAGGCTTGAAGCCCCTCCGGAAGCTAAGATATTGTGGGGGCTGGACGTTTTCACGCCTGGTCAACCAAGTGTTAACTTCAAAATAATCAACCCTGCTGATAAGCCAGACCGGGTTTTGATCGTGCTAGGGATAGGGATATCTCCGGATCACAGGAGAGAGCTCGATAAGCTGAAACAGGCTGAGAAGTTGAAAGTTATCTCTAACATTTTGGGAAAAGCATTGAGCGTGTGCATAGATTGTCAGATAACTGTTCAGCCCAATATGATTGATCCTCAAGCGTTGAGCATACTACTCGCCCTTTTCAACGAGGAAATAGCCCTGTATGGCAAACCTTATTTCATAAGACTTGTAGCAAGAACTCTTAACACTTATTTCGCAATAATCTCCGGGTTTAATGAGTGGTTTCCAGTAATCCCAGAGGATTCTAGAAAGAAAATCCAGCCCTATGCTTAG
- a CDS encoding 4Fe-4S binding protein yields MSSQRGWKELPLGGIAYRLSTDVKTGDWRALKPVVDHNKCTKCMLCWLFCPDMAIVWDGEKIQVNYDYCKGCGICAHECPVKAISMIPEFEEV; encoded by the coding sequence ATGAGTAGTCAGAGAGGATGGAAAGAACTCCCATTAGGCGGGATTGCTTACAGGTTGTCGACTGATGTTAAGACAGGTGATTGGAGAGCCCTTAAGCCAGTCGTAGACCACAACAAGTGTACGAAATGCATGCTTTGTTGGCTCTTCTGCCCAGACATGGCTATCGTGTGGGACGGAGAGAAGATACAGGTCAACTATGACTACTGCAAGGGATGTGGAATATGTGCTCACGAATGCCCTGTGAAAGCAATATCCATGATACCTGAGTTCGAGGAGGTGTGA
- a CDS encoding PadR family transcriptional regulator: MIKTPLKKYLRLKILEELSIGDKHGYALAKDIFSTIGLKPNTSLLYPLLKMLEREGLISSRKEVHGSRLKKVYSITEKGLEYLKTNNSVMDELRLFEKRMREMKELGIPELLMRLKNIYENLDKLGEKEKHILKDIIRSFHIQLKNVLGEVY, from the coding sequence GTGATAAAAACCCCTCTCAAGAAGTATTTAAGGCTTAAAATCTTGGAGGAATTATCGATTGGAGATAAGCATGGGTACGCGTTGGCGAAGGATATTTTCAGCACTATTGGATTGAAGCCCAATACAAGCCTACTTTACCCGTTATTGAAAATGCTTGAGAGGGAGGGACTTATTTCTTCGAGAAAGGAGGTTCACGGTTCCCGTTTGAAGAAAGTCTACAGTATTACTGAAAAGGGCTTAGAATACTTGAAAACAAACAATTCCGTGATGGACGAGCTCAGACTGTTTGAAAAAAGGATGAGGGAGATGAAGGAGCTTGGGATTCCCGAATTACTAATGCGTTTGAAAAATATTTATGAAAACCTTGACAAGCTCGGAGAGAAGGAGAAGCATATTCTAAAAGACATTATTCGTTCATTTCACATTCAATTAAAAAACGTTTTGGGTGAGGTTTATTGA
- a CDS encoding 2-oxoacid:acceptor oxidoreductase family protein, with product MMVEIRWHGRGGQGAWTASNIVAMAASYEGKYVQSFPAFGPERSGAPMLSFTRISDEPIEIHSMVYNPDIVIVLDYTLLSPNIVQGLKKNGVIISNYVGTPESFLEKLQIKKGDYRAIITPASKLALEILKVNITNTAMIGGLLKLGNIISWSSVEKAIRERFKGPVADKNLELIKKAYESAVEV from the coding sequence ATGATGGTTGAAATAAGATGGCATGGTAGGGGTGGACAAGGAGCTTGGACGGCTAGCAATATCGTGGCAATGGCTGCTTCATACGAGGGCAAGTATGTTCAAAGCTTCCCCGCGTTCGGACCGGAACGGTCAGGAGCCCCAATGTTATCGTTCACTAGAATAAGCGATGAACCAATAGAGATACACAGCATGGTGTACAACCCCGATATAGTAATAGTTCTCGACTACACACTACTGTCTCCGAACATAGTACAGGGGTTGAAGAAGAATGGGGTCATTATATCAAATTACGTGGGAACCCCAGAGTCATTTCTGGAGAAACTACAGATAAAGAAGGGAGACTACCGGGCGATCATAACACCTGCTTCCAAACTCGCCCTCGAAATATTAAAGGTAAACATAACGAACACGGCTATGATAGGTGGCTTGCTGAAACTAGGAAACATCATATCATGGAGTAGTGTTGAAAAAGCAATTAGAGAAAGGTTCAAAGGACCGGTAGCAGATAAGAATCTTGAACTGATAAAGAAGGCTTACGAGTCCGCGGTCGAGGTGTAG
- a CDS encoding ABC transporter permease, which produces MRLVDMIKLSTKTLSERKVRAVLTIIGIAIGPLALITISSVTSGYGNYIVQSILGLGQNMIVVMPGQNYKLTQDDLELLKSIEGVVDATPFYSTQGEITIGGERKTVFIYGVDSNFLLQAIISLQVKEGSPPLETDIGKAMIGYSIAFDNSGARQYGIGDVISVTVYQIGEGGRIKVKRLNVAVTAVLEKYGGAAFLNPDQTIFTPIETIQRMLGIKDWTGILILAENPSQVDQVTAKIREIYGGNVDVISFLAIARIAMSIINTVDFITFAATLSAFAVAIAGTATTMITSVIERTREIGVMKALGFKDRQVLLLIIMEGVLMSLIGVAVGSAFGVVGAHLLSKYGLTITGGGFAVRIEASPDLSPILFIRTTILTILVGIAGAAFPAYRAMKIPPAVALRYE; this is translated from the coding sequence ATGCGCTTGGTCGACATGATAAAGCTGAGCACGAAAACCCTTTCCGAAAGAAAGGTGAGAGCGGTTTTAACCATTATAGGAATAGCGATAGGACCGCTGGCCCTTATAACAATTTCTAGCGTTACCAGCGGATATGGGAACTACATTGTTCAAAGCATACTTGGTCTCGGTCAAAACATGATCGTTGTTATGCCTGGACAGAATTACAAGCTCACGCAGGATGATTTGGAATTGCTTAAGTCTATTGAAGGAGTCGTAGATGCAACACCATTCTACTCCACCCAAGGCGAAATAACAATAGGAGGAGAGAGAAAGACTGTTTTCATATACGGCGTGGATTCTAACTTTCTTTTGCAAGCAATAATAAGTCTTCAGGTAAAAGAAGGATCTCCTCCATTGGAAACGGATATTGGAAAAGCAATGATAGGTTACTCGATCGCTTTTGATAACTCGGGGGCAAGGCAGTACGGTATCGGTGACGTTATTTCTGTAACAGTATATCAGATCGGCGAAGGAGGGAGAATAAAAGTCAAAAGATTAAACGTGGCTGTTACAGCAGTGTTGGAGAAATACGGGGGCGCCGCTTTCCTCAACCCTGATCAGACCATATTTACCCCAATAGAAACCATTCAGAGAATGCTGGGAATCAAGGATTGGACGGGCATTTTGATTTTAGCTGAGAATCCGTCCCAAGTCGACCAGGTAACCGCAAAAATACGTGAAATCTACGGTGGAAACGTAGACGTGATTTCGTTTCTCGCCATAGCTCGAATAGCGATGAGTATTATAAATACGGTTGATTTCATAACTTTTGCCGCCACGCTGTCAGCCTTCGCTGTCGCAATAGCAGGAACCGCTACAACAATGATTACAAGCGTGATCGAGAGAACAAGGGAGATAGGCGTGATGAAGGCTTTGGGCTTCAAGGACCGGCAAGTCCTTCTTTTAATAATCATGGAAGGAGTTCTAATGAGCCTGATAGGGGTGGCCGTGGGGAGTGCTTTCGGAGTTGTAGGCGCCCATTTACTCTCAAAATATGGGTTAACAATAACGGGAGGAGGCTTTGCCGTGAGGATTGAAGCCTCGCCTGACCTATCACCTATTCTTTTCATAAGGACGACTATTTTAACGATTCTCGTCGGAATCGCCGGTGCGGCGTTCCCTGCTTATAGGGCTATGAAAATACCGCCGGCCGTGGCCTTGAGATACGAGTAA